A window from Micromonospora profundi encodes these proteins:
- a CDS encoding MFS transporter, with product MTNTPLSSAPDVARTRPIRASAGAVATTVACVLPVFLLGGLAVQMAADLDFSPAGLGLAVAVYFGVSALASVPSGRLVERYGPALVARCGIVLAAASMLAIAALARSYPVLLGLLALSAAANALGQLSSNAALAEHVPPGRQGLSFGVKQAAIPVSTLLAGAAVPTIALTAGWRWAFVVAAVAALTTLPAVPQQVSGRARRASAARASGATAALVVIGAAATLAAAAANGLGTFLVDSSAARGLSPGLAGLTLTLGSAVCVAARVGAGWLADRRASGHIAVIAGMLVVGACGIGLLALAGTVPLVVGVVLGFGLGWAWPGLMNFAVVQLHPQAPAAATSITQTGVYAGGCLGPLTLGPLAAHLGYPTMWATAAVSMLLAAALMLTGSRLLLRPGQPA from the coding sequence ATGACCAACACGCCTCTCAGCTCCGCTCCGGACGTCGCCCGTACCCGCCCGATCCGGGCCAGCGCCGGTGCCGTCGCCACCACAGTGGCCTGCGTACTGCCCGTCTTCCTGCTCGGCGGCCTTGCCGTGCAGATGGCCGCGGACCTCGACTTCTCCCCGGCCGGCCTTGGCCTTGCGGTGGCCGTCTACTTCGGGGTCAGCGCGCTGGCCTCGGTCCCCTCCGGCCGCCTCGTCGAGCGGTACGGTCCGGCCCTGGTGGCCCGCTGCGGCATCGTGCTGGCGGCGGCGTCGATGCTTGCCATCGCGGCGCTCGCCAGGTCGTACCCGGTGCTGCTCGGGCTGCTGGCGCTCAGCGCCGCCGCCAACGCCCTCGGGCAACTGTCGAGCAACGCAGCGCTTGCCGAGCACGTGCCACCGGGCCGGCAGGGGTTGTCGTTCGGTGTCAAGCAGGCGGCCATTCCGGTCTCCACCCTGTTGGCGGGTGCGGCGGTGCCCACCATCGCGCTCACGGCCGGCTGGCGCTGGGCGTTCGTGGTCGCCGCCGTCGCGGCCCTGACGACGCTGCCCGCCGTACCCCAGCAGGTGTCGGGTCGGGCTCGGCGGGCCTCTGCCGCCCGCGCCAGCGGCGCCACGGCGGCGCTCGTGGTGATCGGCGCGGCGGCGACGTTGGCGGCGGCGGCCGCCAACGGGCTCGGCACGTTCCTGGTGGACTCCTCCGCCGCACGGGGCCTCTCACCGGGCCTCGCGGGCCTCACCCTCACCCTGGGCAGCGCGGTCTGCGTGGCGGCCCGCGTGGGCGCCGGTTGGCTGGCCGACCGCCGCGCCAGCGGCCACATCGCGGTCATCGCCGGGATGCTCGTGGTCGGGGCATGCGGGATCGGGCTGCTCGCGCTGGCCGGCACGGTGCCACTCGTCGTGGGCGTGGTGCTCGGCTTCGGCCTGGGGTGGGCCTGGCCCGGACTGATGAACTTCGCGGTGGTCCAGCTGCACCCGCAGGCACCGGCCGCCGCCACGTCGATCACCCAGACCGGGGTGTACGCGGGCGGCTGCCTCGGCCCGCTGACCCTCGGCCCGTTGGCCGCGCACCTCGGC
- a CDS encoding IclR family transcriptional regulator, giving the protein MRDPLAEPSDLIRSVSRALRVLESVGRAPKGLTVKQIARRCELTVATTYHLVRTLAYEGYVIRREDGTYIVGLEVADRYRELVTAFRGPPAVGETLRRAAVETGYSHYLGRFVGGQVALTAMAEGHRSPYLEDLVPGFDEGAHATALGKCLLATLTAEQRFRYLREYGMRPFTTATLTTTETFEADLAAGDRRGMQLELGQFRQGVACAAVLVAPDKDMERRVVLACALPASEMMTSARVVRAKLLTVARAVADSIAADH; this is encoded by the coding sequence GTGCGCGACCCCTTGGCAGAACCTTCGGACCTGATCCGCAGTGTGTCGCGCGCACTGCGGGTTCTGGAGTCGGTCGGTCGCGCCCCGAAGGGCCTGACAGTCAAGCAGATCGCCCGACGGTGCGAGCTGACAGTGGCCACGACCTACCACCTGGTCCGCACCCTTGCCTACGAGGGCTACGTGATCCGTCGGGAGGACGGCACGTACATCGTGGGTCTGGAGGTCGCCGACCGGTACCGGGAGCTGGTGACAGCGTTCCGGGGCCCGCCCGCCGTGGGTGAGACGTTGCGGCGGGCAGCAGTGGAAACCGGCTACAGCCACTACCTGGGCCGGTTCGTCGGCGGCCAGGTCGCCCTCACGGCCATGGCCGAGGGCCACCGTTCGCCCTACCTGGAGGACCTGGTCCCCGGGTTCGACGAGGGGGCGCACGCTACAGCGCTCGGCAAGTGCCTGCTCGCCACACTGACCGCCGAGCAGCGGTTCCGCTACCTGCGTGAATACGGCATGCGCCCGTTCACCACCGCCACGCTCACCACCACGGAGACGTTCGAGGCCGACCTGGCAGCCGGTGACCGACGCGGCATGCAGTTGGAGCTGGGGCAGTTCCGTCAGGGGGTGGCCTGCGCGGCGGTGCTCGTCGCGCCGGACAAGGACATGGAACGCCGTGTCGTGCTCGCCTGTGCCCTCCCGGCGAGCGAGATGATGACCTCCGCCCGGGTCGTACGCGCCAAGCTGCTCACTGTGGCCCGCGCCGTGGCCGACAGCATCGCCGCCGACCACTGA